In Geotalea uraniireducens, one genomic interval encodes:
- a CDS encoding carboxypeptidase regulatory-like domain-containing protein has translation MTLPKTLIGVLLLVMVTLCAGNAAAAEIYGRLTNSGGSGIAGVAVTVYGQGQATINSTQTDATGNYRISGLPADSYQIQFDTGNNGYASAWYGSSCPGAVLADSTVFNASMVLDSLSGTGTIQGRVTDSNGKGLNYIYPTAMKDYFDYAGSVATDANGYYTLNLPAGWYTIYFSAAVHNSMYGKAFISEYFDNVGADFLRAQRIKVTAGSTSTASAVLEEGGAISGLVTDSYGTALSGIVVSLYDTNGGKLGEATTQYDGTYSFGSLLPRNYRVQFSLMSNTYPAYAKYGVWYNGATSQNAASIAVTPGSNSTGINAVIPRGSVAGRISTPDNAAVTNAEIYLYDDSGKLQGSAYTDSNGAYLFDFVIPGTYKIQFRLQYGAITGWFSAKNSFTEATPLIVAEKAQAKADLVLSKIGGKVTDSSGVPLAGISLAIYSSAIGQYMGTVSTDANGLYKSPPLFPGSYKLYCYAKTTPDNTMYAGQWYPTGTTIVQAGNVVLPQATILADVNMLLNAVPIGFVSGHVYDQNSLPVANARVSLINQFGTTSTTVVADSNGYYKASVTSGGSYRVKFDSPSDSASNYLPSYYNGKSSLAGADSLSLAVPGDLTNINGILPPGGIITGTARNYDGTPLTYGTVYLYDANYNQLGYTSLQSDGTYRYAKLPSGEYFAKLSYFYNGANSQIWFNGKDSSASANAITVSAPQTTSGVDFALPNGRISGTASYIAGCPPTVQTFNLSTVCAYDAASAALKGCVQTGTDGSYVLDGLASGSYKVHFVSDMENIPSRWYGGGYDSSGAALVTVQSPNEHTGIDLLLAEGGTGQIVVGYRDVDGNPVDGEYSLYDAGGVDVTAQAYLPVGNYRIKAGLYSASISLYAYSGSTALYNANFWYDGQADFASATPVPITAGTTAQVVLTYQKRNLSYYYLTATQTAGGAMSPTSKVVRYGQNVTYSFIPDSGYEIQDVKVDDVSVGAVTSYTFSNISASHAIYVAFKVKQTDASAPVVSSFIVPQQTQSNVIPVTALDGSDNTAITGWLITESSSRPALDDPNWQASPPSSYTSGTASGLVTLYAWARDAAGNISASAKTQVTITPPPSFTVSVSLSGTGSGAVNSNPAGIACTSGTCTGAFDGNATVTLLSTPAAGSIFSGWLGDCSGIGDCSLSMTGTKTVTATFDQIPLVKAGTAIMGYYADLAAAYAAAPDASSFTIQAQAFEFAGDLLLGRNIAVYFSGGYDNVFSARSGASTVRGTLTIGAGSLTVDRLAIH, from the coding sequence ATGACTCTACCGAAGACGCTGATTGGTGTGCTGCTGTTGGTGATGGTGACGCTCTGCGCCGGTAATGCTGCGGCAGCAGAGATTTATGGCCGGTTGACGAACTCCGGCGGCAGCGGCATCGCCGGGGTTGCCGTGACGGTCTACGGCCAGGGGCAGGCGACGATCAACAGCACCCAAACCGATGCCACCGGCAATTACCGGATCAGCGGCCTGCCCGCCGACAGCTATCAAATCCAGTTCGATACCGGAAACAACGGCTATGCCAGTGCCTGGTACGGATCAAGCTGCCCCGGCGCCGTCTTGGCCGACAGCACGGTCTTCAATGCCAGCATGGTATTGGATTCATTGTCCGGTACCGGGACAATCCAGGGGCGGGTGACCGATAGTAACGGCAAGGGGCTTAATTACATCTATCCGACGGCAATGAAGGATTATTTCGATTACGCCGGTTCCGTCGCCACCGATGCCAACGGCTATTACACGCTGAATCTTCCTGCCGGCTGGTATACGATCTACTTTTCGGCCGCCGTGCACAATTCCATGTATGGAAAAGCGTTTATTAGTGAATATTTCGACAATGTCGGGGCTGACTTCCTGCGCGCACAGCGAATCAAGGTTACCGCCGGCTCAACCTCTACTGCCTCTGCTGTCCTGGAAGAAGGGGGCGCCATTTCCGGCTTGGTGACTGATAGCTATGGGACTGCGCTCAGCGGTATCGTCGTCTCTTTGTACGATACGAATGGGGGCAAGCTCGGCGAGGCAACTACTCAATACGACGGGACATATTCGTTCGGCAGCTTGCTGCCGCGGAATTACCGGGTGCAGTTTTCCCTGATGTCGAATACCTACCCGGCGTATGCCAAATATGGGGTCTGGTACAACGGCGCAACCAGCCAGAATGCTGCCAGCATCGCCGTGACTCCCGGATCGAACAGTACCGGTATCAATGCCGTTATCCCGCGAGGCAGCGTCGCCGGCAGAATTTCAACCCCTGACAATGCGGCGGTTACGAATGCGGAAATTTACCTGTATGATGACTCCGGCAAGCTGCAGGGGTCGGCATATACCGATTCGAACGGCGCGTACCTCTTCGACTTCGTGATCCCGGGGACGTATAAGATTCAGTTCAGGTTGCAATATGGAGCCATCACCGGGTGGTTTAGCGCCAAGAACAGCTTCACTGAGGCGACCCCGCTAATCGTTGCGGAGAAGGCGCAGGCGAAAGCAGACCTGGTCCTGAGCAAAATCGGCGGCAAGGTGACCGATTCAAGCGGAGTTCCGCTTGCCGGGATCTCCCTGGCAATTTATTCTTCCGCTATTGGCCAGTATATGGGGACCGTCTCGACCGATGCCAATGGCCTCTATAAATCGCCGCCGCTTTTTCCCGGTTCGTACAAACTCTATTGCTACGCAAAAACGACTCCCGATAACACCATGTATGCGGGCCAGTGGTATCCGACGGGAACCACCATTGTTCAGGCGGGTAATGTCGTCCTGCCGCAAGCCACCATCCTTGCTGATGTCAACATGCTGCTGAATGCTGTGCCGATCGGTTTCGTTTCGGGTCATGTCTACGATCAGAACAGCCTGCCGGTGGCAAATGCCCGGGTGTCGCTCATCAATCAATTCGGGACGACAAGCACAACCGTGGTTGCCGATTCGAATGGTTACTACAAAGCTTCCGTGACAAGCGGCGGCAGCTATCGGGTGAAGTTTGACAGCCCGTCGGATTCCGCGAGCAATTACCTGCCGAGCTATTACAATGGCAAAAGCTCTCTGGCAGGGGCAGACAGCCTGTCACTGGCGGTTCCCGGCGACCTGACGAATATCAACGGCATCTTGCCCCCGGGAGGCATTATTACCGGGACGGCGCGCAATTATGACGGTACGCCCCTCACGTATGGAACCGTGTACCTGTATGACGCAAATTACAATCAGCTGGGTTACACGTCGTTGCAGTCCGACGGGACGTATCGTTACGCCAAGCTGCCCAGTGGCGAATACTTCGCAAAACTGTCCTATTTTTATAACGGTGCAAACTCTCAGATCTGGTTCAACGGCAAAGACAGTTCCGCGTCTGCCAACGCAATCACCGTCAGTGCGCCACAGACCACTTCCGGGGTCGATTTTGCCCTGCCCAATGGGCGGATCTCCGGAACCGCTTCATATATAGCCGGTTGCCCACCCACGGTTCAAACCTTCAACCTGAGTACGGTCTGCGCTTACGATGCCGCGTCCGCGGCACTCAAGGGGTGCGTCCAAACCGGAACCGACGGGTCGTATGTTCTTGATGGGCTTGCCAGCGGTTCTTACAAAGTGCATTTTGTGTCGGATATGGAGAATATCCCTTCGCGGTGGTATGGCGGCGGGTATGATTCCAGCGGGGCGGCGCTGGTAACGGTTCAGTCGCCCAATGAACATACAGGCATCGATCTGCTGCTTGCCGAAGGAGGGACGGGCCAGATTGTCGTAGGATATCGGGATGTCGACGGGAATCCGGTTGACGGAGAGTACTCGCTCTACGATGCCGGCGGAGTGGATGTTACGGCCCAGGCCTATTTGCCCGTAGGAAATTACCGGATTAAGGCCGGCTTGTATTCAGCCTCCATTTCGCTGTACGCCTATTCCGGCTCGACTGCCCTGTATAATGCAAATTTCTGGTACGATGGCCAGGCCGATTTTGCCTCGGCAACGCCGGTGCCGATTACTGCCGGGACGACTGCCCAGGTGGTTCTGACCTATCAGAAAAGGAATTTGTCGTACTATTACCTGACAGCAACCCAAACTGCCGGGGGGGCCATGTCGCCAACGTCAAAAGTCGTCCGGTACGGGCAGAACGTCACGTATTCGTTCATTCCGGACAGCGGCTACGAAATCCAGGATGTCAAGGTCGATGATGTCTCGGTGGGGGCGGTGACGAGCTATACGTTCAGCAATATATCGGCCAGCCATGCCATTTATGTGGCTTTTAAGGTCAAACAGACGGATGCGAGCGCTCCGGTCGTCTCTTCCTTTATCGTTCCGCAACAGACCCAATCAAACGTGATACCGGTCACTGCGCTTGATGGCTCGGACAACACCGCCATTACCGGGTGGCTGATCACCGAAAGCTCCTCCCGCCCCGCCTTGGACGATCCCAACTGGCAGGCCAGTCCGCCATCATCGTACACGTCCGGGACCGCCAGTGGCCTGGTGACGCTCTACGCCTGGGCTCGGGACGCCGCCGGCAATATCTCCGCTTCGGCAAAGACTCAGGTCACCATCACGCCGCCCCCCTCCTTTACCGTCTCCGTCAGCCTGTCGGGCACCGGCAGCGGCGCGGTCAACAGCAATCCGGCCGGCATCGCCTGCACCTCGGGGACCTGTACGGGCGCGTTCGATGGCAATGCCACGGTTACGCTGCTGTCGACCCCCGCGGCAGGTTCCATCTTCAGCGGCTGGCTCGGCGACTGCAGCGGCATCGGCGACTGCAGCCTCAGCATGACCGGCACTAAAACGGTTACTGCCACCTTCGACCAGATCCCGCTGGTCAAGGCCGGTACGGCGATCATGGGGTATTACGCCGATCTCGCCGCCGCCTATGCCGCCGCTCCCGATGCCAGTAGCTTCACTATTCAGGCGCAGGCGTTCGAGTTTGCTGGCGATCTGCTGCTGGGCCGCAACATTGCCGTCTATTTCAGCGGCGGCTACGACAACGTCTTTTCTGCCCGGAGCGGCGCCTCGACGGTGAGAGGCACGCTGACCATCGGCGCCGGTTCGCTGACGGTGGACCGCCTGGCCATTCATTAA
- a CDS encoding DUF1566 domain-containing protein — MNFTAGGNAPWAFQTAITHDGVDAARSGLISDSQVSYFEATLTAPGTLSFWWKVSSEFGYDGLIFYLDGVAQTSISGEVDWTQATFAIPVGTHSVRWEYYKDSSASSGADAGWVDQIVWTETGVCGSSHGKILSAAPATNLCLSGTATAVTGSGPWYWSCQANANASSVACNAYNPGYSAITLPQTGQTGCWNGVGDVIGCAGTSQDGETLLGDARPSSRLTNNNDGTITDNLTGLMWVRDANLMNSRDPAFDDLATVYGVTYDGAVSWQRALDYIKKLNSEKYLGFNDWRLPNFRELESLLGDQKTDQTIGSDIFAWLAANGFINVVRPNVSYSTYDGYWSSTTNFWDGKYAWAIDVSHRTMIYRDKSSALSVWPVRSPPAATLPRTGQVLCADTSGAVIDCAGTGQDGDSRSGVAWPDPRFVDNGDNTMTDVLTGLVWTKDANAPTLDVCPSGYGSWSGALDYIRCLNNNNFLGHNDWRLPNRAELSSVANFNVPDPADWLIASGVLVNKNWTHYWTSDSDITLPSLTPRNSIGGDYPMTENKSSSNNAWPVRGGTSAKLLLSPQSIDFGSAYLEQVMTRAVTVSNPLATAVTVSAVAVGGSNATDFTLGDTCSGRTLVPNGSCSLQISFTPLSCGNKNAAITVSSTKGDYTVSLAGLACGTGTANLKGNVLDAQTLQPLANTTVTLGTLPAVTTDANGNYQFSALAAGSYELVVTKAGYKPWRSFVPVLPLETAVRNAHLFPTTWTGVNITSINSKYSTGKTYYFLPDIDSFTTVDFTAYVDWGGKTPGTVRFITPGGSYDVATTTNSATKAFNIATTFPPCSTLKAVAIAADGTTSPEAAADFLVTKPLAATPLAFVSDIDGFSYKTAVPVKAEFLKSLETVVDSTVPIFGSHPFLVNYIPEMDVSFKSDGTGSYKFSWKNKAWGESLEKEYYQHRDFRKFKTNYQYLELLKAESEIYKTLGQAIPLPAVNVGGRELTFFPLLDVGVEFNPNSCTNNEAGWKYNGSVGFAGDFKYEAVRQNVTPLGPIPVPWYVKFTLSLGGDFTLSVNDLFDKKLTGTLNLNPSVAGSLGVGVHEMGAAEGTLTMGAETKWLWPSVNPMHLEEMAIFLEEKARLYMGPWEWNTSSYRQTWCLAGPCAQQAPPLPVENSAEPVLIPRDYLNAGTVAFESAPSLAVRQFATASQTYNVSTASLSSATFPVSNPSLTSAGSSTNLLWIADNASRSPINRTMLVHSAYNGSTWSAPVPVADDGTGDASPTALTFSDGTIVAAWENVRDALADTATFPEMLTKMEIAAAVFNPATKSWGPAVRLSSNATLDRSPKLAGTAGNNLLLTWIGNDQNDLLGSAAKPNKLWYARYNGSAWSPPAMAATVPYGINRYSVAYDGTVANVVLSLDTDGNAGTIADLELYRLSYANGTWGGLSRLTTDAVIDDNPQLALAANGAFLLTWVKGGELSSVTGFDFSQRTVIRREEEYSSTLADFKQATAADGKIAVIYADTSDAGSSDLFAAIYDPTFKLWGNPLQLTADAHTEQRPTLAFLGNDTLMACYNRKLLINADGSLATGAYTELAMLKHALGDDLALKIGSLAVDPANAPPGSAVTLSVVAQNVGDKAAQNIAVVFYQGNPAAGGTAIDGATIAGPLRPGDEQAVSIPWTIPQGSAPLNVYAVIDPVGVIDTVNRTNNTLSLAVAAPDLGVRTLSGEKVGPGRFRLVASVFNNGGTASPASTLTLRSDSATGAVLASLPVKALARFESIDLTYDWNASAVAKPYYTAVATVDEANAIAEGDENNNSFRVSLPGDQQDVQAWPAALSFGTVAAGQKATRELLVSNAGTAPLAVSNVTVGSPFAVAPGGSIPCPNLSPTLLPGVSCSLEVSVTPMTSGSWNTTAAITSDDPDTPVASLPVSASVPVTTSRLSVTLAGAATGTVTSSPAGIACLAGTCSSAFVQGSTVTLLATPSLGASFNGWSGACGGTGNCSVALSSDKSVVAAFMVRNPLVKRAGTTPAFFASLGTAGSSVATAEAVTFLAQEGDFTEDLLLAGAAERTLQGGYDNTFAASSGYSRLLGNLTIAGGSLTVDRLIIGGPSDGAVSDGAPVIMLADTPATFYSTFELAYEAAANGAADLRPIIIKTGTGTITNGLTLDRNLALTLLGGLDSTLSRGEEYLHIKGALVVESGSLVVDRIVVE, encoded by the coding sequence AAGCCACCTTGACGGCGCCGGGGACGCTTTCCTTCTGGTGGAAAGTGTCGTCCGAGTTTGGCTACGATGGCTTGATCTTTTATCTGGACGGTGTTGCCCAGACAAGCATCAGTGGCGAGGTCGACTGGACTCAGGCAACGTTTGCCATCCCCGTCGGCACTCATAGCGTGCGCTGGGAATATTACAAGGATAGTTCCGCCAGCAGCGGGGCAGATGCCGGCTGGGTGGATCAGATTGTCTGGACAGAAACCGGTGTTTGCGGCTCATCGCACGGAAAGATCCTCAGTGCGGCGCCGGCGACAAATCTCTGCCTGTCGGGTACGGCGACGGCGGTCACCGGTTCCGGTCCCTGGTATTGGAGCTGTCAGGCGAATGCCAATGCGTCCAGTGTGGCCTGCAATGCTTACAACCCGGGATATTCGGCCATTACGCTGCCGCAGACGGGCCAGACCGGGTGTTGGAACGGTGTCGGCGACGTTATCGGTTGCGCCGGCACTTCGCAGGATGGCGAAACCTTGCTGGGAGACGCACGGCCGAGTTCCCGGTTGACGAACAATAATGACGGCACGATCACGGATAACCTGACCGGCCTGATGTGGGTGCGGGATGCCAATCTGATGAACAGCCGCGACCCGGCGTTCGACGATCTGGCCACGGTGTACGGCGTTACCTACGATGGCGCCGTCTCCTGGCAGCGGGCGCTGGATTATATTAAAAAGCTCAATAGCGAAAAGTACCTGGGATTTAACGACTGGCGTCTCCCCAATTTCAGGGAGCTTGAAAGCCTGCTTGGCGACCAGAAGACAGACCAGACGATCGGGAGCGACATCTTTGCCTGGCTTGCCGCAAACGGTTTTATCAATGTCGTTCGACCCAACGTGTCGTATTCGACCTACGATGGCTACTGGTCTTCGACCACCAATTTCTGGGATGGCAAATATGCCTGGGCCATAGATGTGAGCCACCGGACCATGATCTACCGGGATAAATCGTCGGCGCTTTCGGTCTGGCCGGTTCGCAGTCCACCGGCGGCAACTCTGCCCCGAACCGGCCAGGTCCTCTGTGCCGACACCAGCGGTGCCGTGATCGACTGCGCCGGCACCGGTCAGGACGGCGATTCGCGGAGTGGGGTCGCCTGGCCCGATCCCCGGTTTGTTGACAATGGCGATAACACCATGACGGATGTGCTGACCGGCCTTGTCTGGACCAAGGACGCGAATGCCCCGACCCTCGATGTCTGCCCCTCCGGCTACGGCAGCTGGTCGGGCGCTTTGGACTATATCCGCTGTTTGAACAATAACAATTTCCTCGGCCACAATGACTGGCGCCTGCCGAACCGTGCCGAACTGTCGAGTGTCGCCAATTTCAACGTGCCGGACCCGGCCGATTGGCTCATTGCCAGCGGGGTTCTCGTCAACAAAAACTGGACCCATTACTGGACATCGGACTCCGACATTACGCTGCCCAGCCTTACTCCGCGAAATAGTATCGGCGGCGATTATCCGATGACGGAAAACAAGAGCTCCTCTAACAATGCCTGGCCGGTCCGGGGAGGGACGAGCGCAAAACTGCTGCTTTCCCCGCAGTCGATCGACTTCGGCTCGGCCTATCTCGAGCAGGTCATGACCCGGGCAGTTACCGTCTCCAATCCTCTGGCCACTGCCGTCACGGTGAGCGCCGTCGCGGTGGGGGGGAGCAATGCCACCGATTTCACCCTCGGGGATACGTGCTCCGGCAGGACTCTCGTCCCGAACGGCTCCTGCTCGCTGCAGATCAGCTTCACTCCCTTGTCCTGTGGCAATAAGAATGCGGCAATTACCGTTTCCAGCACCAAGGGAGACTACACGGTATCTCTTGCCGGCCTGGCGTGCGGCACCGGTACGGCCAATCTGAAAGGCAACGTGCTCGACGCGCAGACGCTCCAGCCCCTGGCCAACACTACGGTGACCTTGGGAACGCTGCCCGCCGTGACCACCGATGCCAACGGCAATTACCAATTCAGCGCCCTTGCCGCCGGCTCCTACGAACTGGTTGTGACAAAGGCTGGATACAAGCCGTGGCGATCATTTGTTCCCGTGCTGCCTCTGGAGACGGCCGTCAGGAACGCCCATCTCTTCCCCACCACCTGGACCGGGGTGAATATCACCTCGATCAATTCCAAGTATTCAACGGGCAAGACGTACTATTTCCTGCCGGACATCGACTCGTTCACGACGGTGGATTTTACCGCCTATGTGGATTGGGGGGGGAAGACCCCCGGCACGGTGCGCTTCATCACCCCCGGCGGGTCGTATGACGTGGCTACGACTACGAATTCCGCCACCAAAGCGTTCAACATCGCGACGACGTTTCCCCCCTGTTCGACCCTCAAGGCGGTTGCGATTGCCGCCGACGGGACCACATCTCCGGAGGCGGCGGCCGATTTCCTGGTCACCAAGCCTCTTGCGGCTACCCCTCTTGCCTTTGTGAGCGATATCGACGGCTTTTCCTACAAGACGGCGGTACCGGTCAAGGCGGAGTTCCTGAAATCCCTGGAGACGGTTGTCGATAGCACGGTGCCCATCTTTGGCTCACACCCTTTTCTGGTCAACTATATCCCCGAGATGGATGTGTCCTTCAAGAGCGACGGGACCGGCAGCTACAAGTTTAGTTGGAAGAACAAGGCCTGGGGGGAGTCGCTGGAGAAAGAGTACTATCAACATCGTGATTTCCGGAAGTTCAAGACCAATTACCAGTACCTGGAACTGTTGAAGGCGGAGAGCGAAATTTATAAAACCCTGGGGCAGGCGATTCCGTTGCCAGCGGTCAATGTGGGCGGGCGGGAACTGACCTTTTTCCCCTTGCTCGATGTCGGCGTCGAATTCAATCCCAATTCCTGCACCAATAACGAGGCCGGTTGGAAATACAACGGCTCGGTAGGCTTTGCCGGTGATTTCAAATACGAGGCGGTCAGGCAGAATGTCACCCCGCTGGGGCCAATTCCGGTGCCATGGTATGTGAAGTTCACCCTTAGCCTGGGGGGCGATTTTACCCTCAGCGTTAACGACCTGTTCGACAAGAAATTGACCGGGACCTTGAATCTCAATCCTTCGGTGGCTGGATCGCTCGGGGTGGGGGTCCACGAAATGGGGGCTGCGGAGGGGACCTTGACCATGGGGGCCGAAACCAAGTGGCTGTGGCCCAGCGTCAATCCGATGCATCTGGAAGAGATGGCGATCTTCCTGGAGGAGAAGGCGCGGCTCTATATGGGCCCGTGGGAGTGGAACACCAGCTCGTACCGGCAGACCTGGTGCCTTGCCGGCCCCTGCGCCCAACAGGCCCCGCCGCTCCCGGTCGAAAATTCTGCCGAGCCGGTCCTCATCCCCCGGGATTACCTGAATGCCGGCACCGTGGCGTTCGAGAGTGCGCCCAGCCTTGCCGTCCGGCAGTTCGCCACGGCCAGTCAGACATACAACGTTTCGACCGCTTCGCTCTCCTCGGCGACCTTCCCGGTATCGAATCCCAGCCTCACTTCAGCCGGAAGCAGCACCAACCTGCTGTGGATTGCCGACAATGCTTCCCGGAGCCCGATCAACCGGACGATGCTGGTGCACTCGGCCTACAACGGTTCAACCTGGAGCGCGCCGGTTCCCGTGGCCGATGACGGTACCGGCGATGCCAGCCCCACGGCGCTGACCTTCAGCGACGGCACCATCGTGGCGGCCTGGGAGAACGTCCGGGACGCTCTGGCCGATACCGCGACCTTCCCCGAAATGCTGACCAAAATGGAAATTGCCGCCGCGGTGTTCAACCCCGCCACCAAGTCGTGGGGGCCGGCAGTCCGCCTGAGCAGCAACGCTACCCTCGACCGCAGCCCCAAGCTTGCCGGAACGGCCGGGAACAATCTGCTGCTCACCTGGATCGGCAATGACCAGAATGACCTGCTCGGCAGCGCTGCCAAGCCCAACAAACTCTGGTACGCCCGCTACAACGGTTCGGCCTGGAGCCCGCCGGCCATGGCGGCGACGGTGCCGTACGGAATCAATCGCTACAGCGTGGCCTATGATGGCACGGTCGCCAACGTGGTGCTCTCCCTCGACACCGACGGCAATGCCGGGACCATCGCCGATCTGGAGCTGTATCGGCTGAGCTATGCCAACGGCACGTGGGGGGGCTTGAGTCGGCTGACCACCGATGCGGTCATCGATGACAATCCCCAGCTTGCTCTGGCGGCGAACGGGGCTTTCCTGCTCACCTGGGTGAAGGGCGGAGAGCTGTCCAGCGTGACGGGGTTCGATTTCAGCCAGCGGACGGTGATTCGCCGCGAAGAGGAGTACTCCAGCACCCTGGCCGATTTCAAACAGGCCACGGCGGCCGACGGGAAGATTGCGGTCATCTACGCCGATACCTCTGACGCCGGCAGTTCCGATCTGTTTGCCGCAATCTACGACCCGACCTTCAAGCTGTGGGGCAATCCCCTGCAGCTTACTGCCGATGCCCATACCGAACAGCGGCCGACCCTGGCCTTTCTCGGCAATGACACCCTTATGGCCTGCTATAACCGGAAGCTGCTGATCAATGCCGATGGCTCCCTGGCAACGGGAGCCTATACCGAACTGGCCATGCTCAAGCACGCCCTGGGGGACGACCTGGCGCTGAAAATCGGCAGCCTGGCCGTTGATCCGGCCAATGCCCCTCCCGGCAGTGCCGTCACCTTGAGCGTTGTGGCGCAGAACGTGGGCGACAAGGCTGCCCAGAACATTGCCGTCGTGTTTTATCAGGGTAACCCTGCGGCAGGGGGGACGGCCATTGACGGGGCAACAATTGCCGGGCCGTTGCGGCCGGGCGATGAACAGGCGGTCTCTATCCCCTGGACAATTCCCCAGGGGAGTGCCCCGTTGAATGTTTACGCGGTCATCGATCCCGTGGGGGTGATCGATACCGTCAACCGGACCAACAACACATTGAGCCTGGCTGTTGCCGCCCCCGATCTCGGTGTGCGCACTCTCTCCGGCGAAAAGGTCGGGCCGGGCCGGTTCCGGTTGGTGGCGAGCGTGTTCAATAACGGCGGGACCGCCAGTCCGGCGTCGACCCTGACCCTGCGCAGCGACAGCGCCACGGGGGCGGTGCTGGCATCGCTGCCGGTTAAGGCCCTGGCGCGCTTCGAGAGCATCGATCTCACCTATGACTGGAATGCCTCGGCGGTGGCGAAGCCGTACTATACTGCGGTGGCCACTGTCGATGAGGCGAATGCCATCGCCGAAGGCGACGAGAACAACAACAGTTTCCGGGTTAGCCTGCCGGGGGATCAGCAAGATGTCCAGGCCTGGCCGGCGGCGCTTTCCTTCGGAACGGTTGCGGCCGGCCAAAAGGCCACCCGGGAACTGCTGGTCAGCAACGCCGGCACCGCCCCGCTGGCGGTGTCAAACGTCACGGTGGGCAGCCCCTTCGCTGTTGCCCCGGGGGGGAGCATCCCCTGCCCGAATCTCAGTCCCACCTTGCTGCCGGGCGTTTCCTGCTCCCTGGAGGTCAGCGTTACGCCGATGACGAGCGGCAGTTGGAACACGACGGCGGCCATAACTTCCGATGACCCGGATACCCCGGTGGCGAGTCTCCCGGTCAGTGCCTCGGTCCCCGTCACGACGTCCCGCTTAAGTGTCACCCTGGCCGGGGCTGCGACGGGCACTGTCACCAGCAGTCCGGCCGGTATCGCCTGCCTGGCGGGGACCTGCTCGTCTGCGTTCGTCCAGGGCTCAACGGTCACGCTGCTGGCGACGCCGTCGCTCGGTGCCTCCTTCAATGGCTGGTCGGGGGCGTGCGGCGGCACCGGCAACTGTTCCGTGGCGCTCTCGTCCGACAAGAGCGTGGTTGCAGCGTTTATGGTGCGAAACCCGCTGGTGAAGCGTGCCGGAACCACGCCGGCCTTCTTCGCCAGCCTGGGAACGGCCGGTTCGTCCGTCGCCACAGCGGAGGCCGTCACCTTCCTGGCCCAGGAAGGCGACTTTACGGAGGACCTGCTCCTCGCCGGCGCCGCCGAAAGGACGCTCCAGGGGGGGTATGACAATACCTTCGCCGCAAGCAGCGGCTATTCGCGACTGCTGGGGAACCTGACGATTGCGGGCGGTTCGCTGACCGTCGACCGTTTGATCATCGGCGGGCCTTCGGATGGCGCTGTCAGCGATGGCGCGCCAGTCATCATGCTGGCTGACACCCCTGCCACCTTCTATTCGACGTTTGAGCTGGCCTATGAAGCTGCGGCGAACGGGGCAGCAGATCTGCGGCCCATTATCATCAAGACGGGAACGGGGACGATCACTAATGGCTTGACCCTTGATCGCAATCTGGCCCTCACCCTCCTCGGGGGGCTCGACAGCACCCTTAGCCGCGGTGAAGAGTATCTTCACATCAAAGGGGCGCTGGTGGTCGAAAGCGGTTCGCTGGTCGTAGACCGGATTGTTGTCGAGTAA